From one Streptomyces sp. NBC_01478 genomic stretch:
- a CDS encoding helix-turn-helix transcriptional regulator has protein sequence MTTSTARVLALLEILQGGGLRTVPDLAARLGVDERTVRRYVGHLLELGVPVDSVRGRYGGYRLAPGYRMPPLMLTDEEALAVVLGLLAGRRAGLGTASAAASESATAKLLRVLPAALRRRLDALLDTADFTARPRPADAPETDVLLELAEAALHRRPVTIGYTDRKGRDSDRTVLPYGLVAHAGRWYLTGADPAVGEIRTFRLDRVTTLRVRSGSFTAPTEFDPAATVLDGLARTPWTHDVSLRIRGGVRHIRRHLPAEIATVTTPDEDTDWVGVRIRAERLDWIPAVLAALDRPFVIERPAALRDLVRALARRLDEHAAHDDDSV, from the coding sequence ATGACCACCTCGACCGCGCGTGTGCTCGCCCTGCTGGAGATCCTCCAGGGCGGCGGCCTGCGCACCGTCCCCGACCTGGCCGCCCGGCTGGGCGTCGACGAGCGCACGGTCCGCCGCTACGTCGGCCATCTGCTGGAACTGGGTGTGCCGGTCGACTCGGTGCGTGGCCGCTACGGCGGCTACCGGCTCGCTCCCGGTTATCGGATGCCCCCGCTGATGCTCACGGACGAGGAGGCCCTGGCCGTGGTGCTCGGGCTGCTGGCCGGGCGCAGGGCGGGGCTCGGCACCGCGTCCGCCGCGGCGAGCGAGAGCGCCACGGCGAAACTGCTGCGGGTCCTGCCCGCCGCCCTGCGCCGACGCCTCGACGCCCTGCTGGACACCGCCGACTTCACCGCGCGCCCCCGGCCCGCCGACGCCCCGGAGACGGACGTGCTGCTCGAACTCGCCGAGGCAGCACTCCATCGACGGCCGGTGACGATCGGCTACACCGACCGCAAGGGCCGCGACAGCGACCGTACGGTTCTGCCCTACGGCCTGGTGGCGCATGCCGGGCGCTGGTATCTGACCGGCGCCGACCCCGCCGTCGGCGAGATACGCACCTTCCGCCTGGACCGCGTCACCACTCTGCGTGTCCGGTCCGGCTCGTTCACCGCCCCGACGGAGTTCGATCCGGCGGCCACGGTGCTGGACGGCCTCGCGCGGACGCCGTGGACCCACGACGTATCACTGCGGATCCGGGGCGGTGTGCGGCACATTCGCCGGCATCTCCCGGCGGAGATCGCCACCGTGACCACGCCCGACGAGGACACCGACTGGGTCGGCGTCCGGATCCGGGCCGAGCGGCTGGACTGGATCCCGGCCGTCCTCGCCGCCCTCGACCGTCCGTTCGTCATCGAACGCCCCGCCGCCCTGCGCGACCTCGTCCGCGCGCTGGCCCGCCGTCTGGACGAGCACGCCGCGCACGACGACGACTCGGTCTAG
- a CDS encoding cellulase family glycosylhydrolase: MTNVRARLLVVLVVLCGFLSVLGAGPATAATPTDSLWFDGSALTVQNGSFVDGYGRQVVLRGYNVSGETKLAENDGLPFASVADAKKSATALRALGGGNSVRFLLSWAYAEPVRGQVDTTYLAAATAQMQAFLDAGIRVYPDFHQDLYSKYLFNSGSWYTGDGAPKWAVALGSYPQESCGICLFWGQNITQNSAVTKAQYDFWHNNYGLQDSFLVTAQSTMTYIQQHLTTEEFAGVVGFDPYNEPFAGTYDSGQTSRTWEQNLLWPFYVKFRARMDAAGWTAKPALVEPNLFWNSNISSQVQVGGLLDAGTLGSRYVFNTHFYDQKAISGILMWGNAADGQYATDFGTVRDRATAAGTAAVVSEFGHPLSGTVSGKAPTVLKAMYQALDSRLPGASWWSNPAGSGPVLSGTQWQWDIYNGRHSELMNDNPDKVITSGDAWNDEDLSAVDMTDSGTVTLRQDARLLDRIYPSATAGTTVAFTYEDRSRDGSTTLTWNPVPSTLPNVSSLVGSGQYGLLMWRSNSSTAPTELHLPASFPAASTTVVSDLGAISGVPAYTSSTPVGYANEPGGTGSHRLLLSATGSGTLHYALITNGASSPSSTLLSAAKSELATWAASHS; encoded by the coding sequence ATGACGAATGTCCGGGCGCGTTTGCTCGTTGTCCTGGTTGTCCTCTGCGGATTCCTGTCGGTGCTGGGCGCTGGACCCGCCACCGCCGCCACCCCAACCGACTCCCTCTGGTTCGACGGCTCAGCGCTGACCGTGCAGAACGGCAGCTTCGTGGACGGTTACGGCCGCCAGGTCGTGCTGCGCGGCTACAACGTCTCCGGTGAGACCAAACTGGCGGAGAACGACGGGCTCCCCTTCGCCTCGGTCGCCGACGCGAAGAAGTCCGCGACCGCGCTGCGCGCCCTCGGCGGCGGCAACTCGGTCCGCTTCCTGCTCTCCTGGGCCTACGCCGAACCCGTCCGCGGCCAGGTCGACACCACGTACCTGGCCGCCGCCACCGCGCAGATGCAGGCGTTCCTCGACGCCGGCATCCGCGTCTACCCCGACTTCCACCAGGACCTCTACTCCAAGTACCTGTTCAACAGCGGCAGTTGGTACACCGGCGACGGCGCCCCCAAGTGGGCCGTGGCGCTGGGGAGTTACCCTCAGGAGTCCTGCGGGATCTGCCTCTTCTGGGGCCAGAACATCACCCAGAACTCGGCCGTCACCAAGGCCCAGTACGACTTCTGGCACAACAACTACGGCCTCCAGGACTCGTTCCTCGTCACCGCCCAGTCGACCATGACGTACATCCAACAGCACCTGACCACCGAGGAGTTCGCGGGCGTCGTCGGCTTCGACCCGTACAACGAGCCCTTCGCCGGGACCTACGACTCCGGTCAGACCAGCCGCACTTGGGAGCAGAACCTGCTCTGGCCGTTCTATGTGAAGTTCCGGGCCCGGATGGACGCGGCCGGCTGGACCGCCAAGCCCGCCCTCGTCGAACCGAACCTCTTCTGGAACTCCAACATCTCCAGCCAGGTGCAGGTGGGCGGACTCCTCGACGCGGGCACGCTCGGGTCGCGCTATGTCTTCAACACCCACTTCTACGACCAGAAGGCGATCTCCGGCATCCTGATGTGGGGCAACGCGGCCGACGGCCAGTACGCGACCGACTTCGGGACGGTCCGTGACCGGGCCACCGCGGCCGGCACCGCCGCCGTCGTCAGCGAGTTCGGGCATCCGCTGTCCGGAACGGTCTCGGGCAAGGCGCCGACCGTCCTCAAGGCGATGTACCAGGCCCTCGACTCCCGTCTGCCGGGCGCCAGTTGGTGGTCCAACCCGGCGGGCTCCGGTCCGGTCCTGTCCGGTACGCAGTGGCAGTGGGACATCTACAACGGCCGCCACAGCGAGCTGATGAACGACAACCCCGACAAGGTGATCACCTCCGGCGACGCCTGGAACGACGAGGACCTCTCGGCCGTCGACATGACCGACTCCGGCACGGTGACACTCCGTCAGGACGCCCGGCTGCTCGACCGGATCTACCCGAGCGCGACCGCCGGCACCACGGTCGCCTTCACCTACGAGGACCGCTCCCGCGACGGCTCGACGACCCTGACCTGGAACCCGGTCCCCAGCACCCTCCCGAACGTGTCCTCGCTGGTCGGCTCCGGCCAGTACGGCCTGCTGATGTGGCGCTCCAACAGCTCCACCGCGCCGACCGAACTCCACCTCCCGGCGTCCTTCCCGGCCGCGTCCACCACCGTGGTCTCCGACCTGGGAGCGATCTCGGGTGTCCCGGCGTACACCTCCTCCACCCCGGTCGGCTACGCCAACGAGCCCGGCGGCACCGGCAGCCACCGGCTCCTGCTCTCCGCCACCGGCTCGGGGACCCTGCACTACGCCCTGATCACCAACGGCGCGTCGAGCCCCTCCTCGACGCTGCTGAGCGCGGCCAAGTCCGAACTGGCCACCTGGGCGGCATCGCACAGCTGA
- a CDS encoding XdhC family protein, with product MREMLPELGRWYAAGHPFGLATVVAVSRSAPRDPGAAMAVGPDDEVVGSVSGGCVEGAVFELAREVVASGEARLETFGYSDEDAFAVGLTCGGEITVLVRPVTPEADPAFGAVARSVAAHEPVTVATVVGGPAARGATLAVWPDRVDGTLGTSGLDVAVTADARGELALGATGLRHYGPRGERREDSVTVFLHSFAPPPRMLVFGAIDYAAAVARIGDFLGYRVTVCDARPVFATPKRFPAGVDVVVDWPHRYLRGTDTDERTVICVLTHDPKFDVPLLEEALRRPAAYIGAMGSRRTHDERMRRLLEIGLGEGELARLRSPVGLDLGARTPEEVAVSVAAEIVALRWGGTGGPLTEAAGAIHRARVR from the coding sequence GTGCGGGAGATGCTCCCGGAGCTCGGTCGCTGGTACGCGGCAGGGCATCCGTTCGGTCTGGCCACCGTCGTCGCGGTCAGCCGCAGCGCGCCGCGCGACCCCGGTGCGGCCATGGCCGTCGGCCCGGACGACGAGGTCGTGGGCAGTGTGTCCGGGGGCTGTGTCGAGGGCGCGGTCTTCGAGCTGGCGCGGGAGGTCGTGGCGAGCGGCGAGGCACGGCTGGAGACCTTCGGGTACAGCGACGAGGACGCCTTCGCGGTCGGGCTCACCTGCGGCGGCGAGATCACCGTGCTGGTACGGCCGGTCACACCCGAGGCCGATCCCGCGTTCGGGGCGGTCGCGCGGTCGGTCGCGGCCCACGAACCGGTGACCGTGGCGACGGTCGTCGGCGGCCCGGCAGCGCGCGGCGCCACACTCGCCGTCTGGCCCGACAGAGTGGACGGCACCCTCGGCACGAGCGGCCTCGATGTGGCGGTCACCGCCGACGCCCGTGGTGAACTCGCCCTCGGGGCAACGGGGTTGCGGCACTACGGGCCGCGCGGCGAGCGACGTGAGGACTCCGTCACCGTGTTCCTGCACTCCTTCGCGCCGCCGCCCCGGATGCTGGTCTTCGGCGCGATCGACTACGCGGCGGCGGTCGCCCGGATCGGCGACTTCCTCGGCTACCGGGTCACCGTGTGCGACGCCCGCCCGGTGTTCGCCACGCCGAAGCGCTTCCCGGCGGGCGTGGACGTGGTCGTGGACTGGCCGCACCGCTATCTGCGCGGCACGGACACCGACGAACGCACGGTGATCTGCGTCCTGACCCACGACCCGAAGTTCGACGTACCGCTGCTGGAGGAGGCGCTGCGCCGGCCGGCCGCGTACATCGGGGCGATGGGCAGCCGCCGCACCCATGACGAGCGGATGCGGCGACTGCTCGAAATCGGCCTCGGCGAGGGCGAGTTGGCCCGGCTGCGGTCCCCGGTCGGCCTGGATCTCGGCGCCCGTACGCCCGAGGAGGTGGCCGTGTCCGTCGCCGCCGAGATCGTCGCGCTGCGGTGGGGCGGGACGGGCGGTCCGCTGACGGAGGCGGCGGGGGCGATCCATCGGGCGCGGGTCAGGTGA
- a CDS encoding VOC family protein, translating to MNFVSIRVITDDVARLVGFYEQVTGVPAAWSTPDFAELATPACTLAIASTRTVALFGTGSAQPAANRSVITEFRVPDVDAEFERLAPLDCEIVQKPTTMPWGNRSLLFRDPDGNLINFFTPVTAEAVKRQQR from the coding sequence ATGAACTTCGTCTCGATCCGCGTCATCACCGACGACGTCGCCCGACTCGTCGGGTTCTACGAACAGGTCACCGGCGTCCCGGCCGCCTGGTCGACCCCCGACTTCGCCGAACTCGCCACGCCCGCCTGCACGTTGGCGATCGCGAGTACTCGCACCGTGGCCCTGTTCGGCACCGGCTCCGCACAACCCGCCGCCAACCGCTCGGTGATCACCGAGTTCCGCGTGCCGGATGTCGACGCCGAGTTCGAGCGCCTGGCGCCCCTCGACTGCGAGATCGTCCAGAAACCGACGACGATGCCGTGGGGCAACCGCTCCCTCCTCTTCCGCGACCCCGACGGCAACCTGATCAACTTCTTCACGCCGGTCACCGCCGAGGCTGTAAAGCGGCAGCAGCGCTAG
- a CDS encoding TetR/AcrR family transcriptional regulator, with protein MTGRLKAPTGRYGGKSAEQRQVERRGRFLDAALQLFGDTPGYRATTVAALSEAAGLSTRQFYEEFRSLEDVLAALHLQVNDWAEEAVLVALKSAEGLSLVERSTAIFQAYAANVTVDPRRIRITFVEIIGVSARLEEQRLARRARWINLICTEARAAAQRGEAARRDYRIAATAFIGSVNGLLHDWSAGWVDATLDEVVEELVRQLLGIMQPPGWRG; from the coding sequence GTGACGGGCAGGCTCAAGGCGCCGACGGGCCGCTACGGCGGCAAGTCCGCCGAGCAACGGCAGGTCGAGCGGCGCGGACGCTTCCTGGACGCCGCGCTGCAGTTGTTCGGCGACACCCCCGGCTACCGCGCCACGACCGTCGCCGCCCTCAGCGAGGCCGCGGGACTGTCCACCCGGCAGTTCTACGAGGAGTTCCGCAGCCTGGAGGACGTCCTGGCCGCCCTCCACCTCCAGGTCAACGACTGGGCCGAGGAAGCCGTACTCGTGGCGCTGAAATCCGCGGAGGGCCTGTCGCTCGTCGAGCGGTCCACCGCGATCTTCCAGGCGTACGCCGCGAACGTCACCGTCGACCCGCGCCGCATCCGCATCACCTTCGTGGAGATCATCGGCGTCAGCGCCCGGCTGGAGGAACAGCGGCTGGCCCGCCGCGCCCGCTGGATCAACCTCATCTGCACCGAGGCGCGCGCCGCCGCCCAGCGCGGCGAAGCCGCCCGCCGCGACTACCGCATCGCCGCGACGGCGTTCATCGGCAGCGTCAACGGCCTGCTCCACGACTGGAGCGCGGGCTGGGTGGACGCCACGCTGGACGAGGTCGTGGAGGAACTCGTGCGACAACTGCTCGGCATCATGCAGCCGCCCGGCTGGAGAGGCTAG
- a CDS encoding MarR family winged helix-turn-helix transcriptional regulator, with protein MDHQPTETPAGISDSAACSARDLRVVFSRLRRRIREVATDEDLTPSQESALTLVGKHGAATASALASAEGVRPQSMAATLAALDQHGLIRRSPDPEDGRRQLVTLTETGRERIEDNRQVREEWLARAFEDRYTERERRTILDALALMERLSEQ; from the coding sequence GTGGATCACCAACCGACCGAGACTCCCGCGGGCATCTCCGACTCCGCCGCCTGCTCCGCACGCGATCTGCGGGTGGTGTTCAGCCGGCTGCGCCGCCGGATCCGCGAGGTGGCGACGGACGAGGATCTGACGCCCTCGCAGGAGTCGGCGCTCACGCTCGTCGGCAAGCACGGCGCGGCCACGGCCAGCGCACTGGCGTCCGCCGAGGGGGTCCGGCCGCAGTCGATGGCCGCCACCCTCGCCGCCCTCGACCAGCACGGCCTCATCCGCCGCAGCCCCGATCCCGAGGACGGCCGTAGACAGCTCGTCACACTCACCGAAACCGGCCGCGAGCGGATCGAGGACAACCGTCAGGTCCGCGAGGAGTGGCTCGCCCGCGCCTTCGAGGACCGGTACACCGAGCGGGAACGACGGACGATCCTCGACGCACTGGCGTTGATGGAACGGCTTTCCGAGCAGTGA
- a CDS encoding metallophosphoesterase family protein has translation MRLLLMSDTHLPKRAKELPARLLAELPRADVVFHAGDWVDTATLDLLESRSRRLVGVYGNNDGPELRARLPEVAYADLGGLRFGVVHETGPAQGREARCAARFPGLDVLVFGHSHIPWDTTAPAGLRLLNPGSPTDRRRQPHCTYLTATVTDGTLTDLVLHRLPPR, from the coding sequence GTGCGACTGCTGCTGATGTCCGACACCCACCTCCCCAAGCGCGCCAAGGAACTGCCCGCCCGGCTCCTCGCCGAACTCCCGCGCGCCGACGTCGTGTTCCACGCCGGCGACTGGGTCGACACCGCGACCCTCGACCTGCTGGAGAGCCGCAGCCGCCGGCTCGTCGGCGTGTACGGCAACAACGACGGACCCGAACTGCGCGCCAGGCTCCCCGAGGTGGCGTACGCCGACCTGGGCGGCCTGCGCTTCGGCGTCGTCCACGAGACGGGCCCCGCCCAGGGCCGCGAGGCGCGCTGCGCGGCCCGCTTCCCCGGCCTGGACGTGCTGGTCTTCGGGCACAGCCACATCCCCTGGGACACCACGGCCCCGGCCGGCCTGCGCCTGCTCAACCCGGGTTCCCCGACGGACCGGCGGCGCCAGCCGCACTGCACCTATCTGACGGCGACGGTCACCGACGGCACCCTGACGGACCTGGTACTCCACCGGCTGCCGCCGAGGTGA
- a CDS encoding translation factor GTPase family protein, which yields MHLLNLGILAHVDAGKTSLTERLLHSAGVIDELGSVDDGNTRTDTLALERRRGITIKSAVVSFPVDDVTVNLIDTPGHPDFIAEVERVLGVLDGAVLVVSAVEGVQPQTRVLMRTLQRLRIPTLLFVNKIDRRGARYGDLLAALSERLKAAVVPMGSVEGLGTREAGFLPGLGPTAPAVLADHDEELLTAYVENTVSDDLLRAALAAQTRQVLVHPVYFGSAITGAGVDALITGVRELLPAAQGDPQGPLSGTVFKVERGPAGEKVAYARMFSGTLRTRDRITFGDAGKEGKVTAVSVFDHGTDLASDSVPAGRIGRLWGLGEIRIGDAIGVPRKAYEHVFSPPTLETVVVPGPDADRRALHLALTHLAEQDPLIGLRHDEVRQETAVSLYGEVQKEVVQDTLADEFGVHVTFRETTPLCVERPVGTGAAVEFNKKDPNPFLATVGLRVAPAPVGSGVRFALEVELGAMPYAFFKAVEDTVRETLGQGLHGWRVTDCVVTMTHSGYSPRQSHAHQGFDKSMSSTGADFRGLTPLVLVEALRRAGSQVYEPMHRFRVEVPADTLGALLPVLAGVRAVPGTTETQGALCVLEGVVPAAQVHGLERQLPGLTRGEGEWESAFDHYAPVAQGTVPERARTDHNPLNRKEYLLNVTRRVA from the coding sequence GTGCACTTGCTCAACCTCGGAATCCTCGCGCACGTAGACGCGGGTAAGACCAGCCTGACCGAGCGGCTGCTCCACTCCGCCGGTGTGATCGACGAACTCGGCAGCGTCGACGACGGGAACACCCGCACCGACACCCTCGCGCTGGAGCGGCGTCGCGGTATCACCATCAAGTCGGCCGTCGTCTCGTTCCCGGTCGACGACGTGACCGTCAACCTGATCGACACCCCCGGCCACCCGGACTTCATCGCCGAGGTGGAGCGGGTGCTCGGCGTGCTCGACGGCGCCGTGCTGGTCGTCTCGGCCGTCGAGGGCGTCCAGCCGCAGACCCGCGTCCTGATGCGCACACTCCAGCGGCTGCGCATCCCGACGCTCCTCTTCGTCAACAAGATCGACCGGCGCGGGGCACGCTACGGGGATCTCCTGGCCGCGCTCTCCGAGCGGCTCAAGGCGGCGGTCGTCCCGATGGGCTCGGTCGAGGGCCTCGGCACCCGCGAGGCCGGCTTCCTGCCGGGCCTCGGCCCCACCGCGCCGGCCGTCCTCGCCGACCACGACGAGGAACTGCTCACCGCGTACGTCGAGAACACCGTGTCCGACGACCTCCTGCGCGCGGCCCTCGCCGCCCAGACCCGCCAGGTCCTCGTGCACCCCGTCTACTTCGGCTCCGCCATCACGGGCGCCGGCGTGGACGCGCTGATCACCGGCGTCAGGGAACTGCTCCCCGCCGCCCAGGGCGACCCCCAAGGCCCGCTCTCCGGCACGGTGTTCAAGGTCGAGCGCGGCCCGGCGGGGGAGAAGGTCGCGTACGCGCGGATGTTCTCCGGCACGCTGCGCACCCGCGACCGGATCACCTTCGGCGACGCGGGGAAGGAGGGCAAGGTCACCGCGGTCAGCGTCTTCGACCACGGCACGGACCTCGCCTCCGACTCCGTCCCGGCGGGCCGGATCGGCAGGCTGTGGGGCCTCGGCGAGATCAGGATCGGCGACGCGATCGGCGTACCGAGGAAGGCGTACGAGCACGTCTTCTCGCCACCGACCCTCGAAACCGTCGTCGTCCCGGGCCCGGACGCCGACCGGCGGGCCCTGCACCTCGCGCTCACCCACCTCGCCGAACAGGACCCGCTGATCGGCCTGCGCCACGACGAGGTGCGTCAGGAGACCGCCGTCTCGCTCTACGGCGAGGTTCAGAAGGAGGTCGTCCAGGACACGCTCGCCGACGAGTTCGGGGTGCACGTCACCTTCCGCGAGACGACTCCGCTGTGCGTCGAGCGGCCGGTCGGCACGGGCGCGGCGGTCGAGTTCAACAAGAAGGACCCGAACCCGTTCCTCGCCACGGTCGGCCTGCGGGTCGCCCCGGCCCCGGTCGGCTCGGGCGTGCGGTTCGCGCTGGAGGTCGAGCTGGGCGCGATGCCGTACGCCTTCTTCAAGGCCGTCGAGGACACCGTGCGCGAGACGCTCGGGCAGGGGCTGCACGGCTGGCGGGTCACCGACTGCGTGGTCACCATGACGCACTCCGGCTACTCGCCCCGGCAGAGCCACGCCCACCAGGGCTTCGACAAGAGCATGTCGAGCACGGGGGCCGACTTCCGCGGGCTGACCCCGCTCGTCCTCGTCGAGGCGCTGCGGCGGGCGGGGAGCCAGGTGTACGAGCCGATGCACCGGTTCCGCGTCGAGGTACCGGCCGACACCCTCGGCGCCCTGCTGCCGGTCCTCGCGGGGGTGCGAGCCGTGCCGGGGACCACCGAGACGCAGGGGGCGCTGTGTGTGCTGGAAGGGGTGGTGCCGGCGGCCCAAGTGCACGGGCTGGAGCGGCAGTTGCCGGGGCTGACGCGTGGGGAGGGCGAGTGGGAGAGCGCCTTCGACCACTACGCGCCCGTCGCGCAGGGCACCGTTCCGGAGCGGGCGCGCACCGACCACAACCCGCTGAACCGGAAGGAGTACCTGTTGAACGTGACCCGCCGTGTGGCCTGA
- a CDS encoding YncE family protein has protein sequence MPAFRPRHLCSMAAALVLTVAAPATAATADSSAALREVLFVGNNWDGTADVIKSTGDFAKIGEINIVPDKAARLAEINADPIKWIYYTSIHNEVGQGHDQYVDDMYSTPDGKSVVVSRPSFADVVSINLATDTINWRFPVAGYRADHMAVSPDGTRVAVSASTANKVQVLNIDTGAEVGEFATGDKPHENVFTNGGKYIWNMAIGEVTTSLDDPAWDWTKGDRHITVVDATTFKQVKIIDMRDRLDAIGLTNFSDAVRPAAFSPDWSKLYFQVSFFNGFLEYDVATDKITRVKTLPANPATSTDRTTWLLDSRHHGISMNPEGTKLCVAGTMDNYATVVDRATLQEGPLVTASTPYWATVSGDGKDCVISEAGADQVTAIDFATGQKVLSVPVGDHPQRVRLGHVQADWTSPSAS, from the coding sequence ATGCCTGCCTTCAGACCCAGGCACCTTTGCTCCATGGCCGCCGCCCTCGTCCTGACCGTAGCCGCTCCCGCGACGGCCGCCACAGCCGACTCCTCCGCCGCTCTGCGCGAGGTGCTGTTCGTCGGCAACAACTGGGACGGCACCGCGGACGTCATCAAGTCCACCGGCGACTTCGCGAAGATCGGGGAGATCAACATCGTCCCCGACAAGGCGGCGCGACTGGCGGAGATCAACGCCGATCCGATCAAGTGGATCTACTACACGTCCATCCACAACGAGGTCGGACAGGGACACGACCAGTACGTGGACGACATGTACTCCACGCCGGACGGCAAGTCCGTCGTCGTCTCCCGCCCCAGCTTCGCCGACGTCGTGTCGATCAACCTCGCCACCGACACCATCAACTGGCGTTTCCCTGTGGCCGGTTACCGCGCCGACCACATGGCGGTCTCCCCCGACGGCACCCGCGTCGCCGTCTCGGCCTCGACCGCCAACAAGGTGCAGGTGCTGAACATCGACACCGGCGCCGAAGTGGGCGAGTTCGCCACCGGCGACAAGCCGCACGAGAACGTCTTCACCAACGGCGGCAAGTACATCTGGAACATGGCGATCGGCGAGGTCACCACCTCCCTCGACGATCCGGCCTGGGACTGGACCAAGGGCGACCGGCACATCACCGTCGTCGACGCCACCACGTTCAAGCAGGTCAAGATCATCGACATGCGGGACCGGCTGGACGCGATCGGCCTCACGAACTTCTCGGACGCGGTCCGTCCCGCGGCATTCAGTCCGGACTGGTCCAAGCTGTACTTCCAGGTGTCGTTCTTCAACGGCTTCCTGGAGTACGACGTCGCCACCGACAAGATCACCCGCGTGAAGACGCTCCCGGCGAACCCCGCGACCAGCACCGACCGCACCACCTGGCTGCTCGACTCGCGTCATCACGGCATCTCGATGAACCCCGAGGGCACCAAGCTGTGCGTCGCCGGGACGATGGACAACTACGCGACGGTCGTGGACCGGGCCACCCTCCAGGAGGGCCCGCTCGTCACGGCGTCCACGCCGTACTGGGCGACCGTGAGCGGCGACGGCAAGGACTGCGTCATCTCGGAGGCCGGCGCCGACCAGGTGACGGCCATCGACTTCGCCACCGGGCAGAAGGTGCTCTCCGTTCCGGTGGGCGACCATCCGCAGCGCGTACGGCTGGGCCATGTGCAGGCCGACTGGACGAGCCCGTCCGCGAGCTGA